From Arachis stenosperma cultivar V10309 chromosome 2, arast.V10309.gnm1.PFL2, whole genome shotgun sequence, one genomic window encodes:
- the LOC130962845 gene encoding uncharacterized protein LOC130962845, with translation MEDSINQEATADNNASVNNNMPADTPIPNDAANPNSRSANDSHSQGSSNLRGKTYLAWKYVALQHVNGKPQYQCLFCQHVFNGGGIHRMKKHLAKITGDVKKCPKVPYDVEKQMESLLKDIQASKKKRKVSFGEEGGDEVEDAIDEAIAQEEQEQQRTSSQQGVEGDPKKKAKVIPPMFAPRTTPGAQPSIKSVMQNKEAIHEVDKRFARWLLDCKIPFNAVMSPYFQDMLDGVAGIGPGYKGPSYDKLRVHLLADLKRESQMLVDSYRSAWKETGCTLMADGWTDQRQRTLINFLAIVLKVIEWIGPNNIVHVVTDNAANYVAAGRLINRKYDNIYWSPCAAHCLNLILKDISSMAHISNLATRASKITVFVYNHTVFLSWLRERPKWREIVRPGATRFATVFITLNNIFDRKKELQQLVVDSIFTDHKLGRSATGRAVSAIILDAKFWDDCFTVCKLVRPLIYLLRVVDADDPPSLGYVYEGMLRAEDAIKEMFRQSKTAYQPYTDIINSRWDKHLKKDLHAAAYFLNPKFFLMKIIKKHLMLCEAMKEIHLYRDRKESFDRQEVIPAASELKPGKNMMNGGGYLEALLHVYKR, from the exons ATGGAAGATAGTATTAATCAAGAAGCAACTGCTGATAACAATGCTTCTGTGAATAATAACATGCCTGCCGATACTCCTATTCCGAATGATGCTGCTAATCCTAATTCCCGTAGTGCTAACGATAGTCATTCACAAGGTTCTTCTAACCTTAGGGGAAAAACATATTTAGCTTGGAAATATGTTGCTCTACAACACGTGAATGGAAAACCACAATATCAATGTTTATTTTGTCAACATGTTTTCAATGGAGGTGGAATTCACAGGATGAAGAAACATCTAGCAAAGATTACTGGAGACGTGAAAAAATGTCCTAAAGTTCCATATGATGTGGAAAAACAGATGGAAAGTTTGTTGAAAGATATTCAGGccagcaaaaagaaaagaaaagtaagtTTTGGTGAAGAGGGTGGTGATGAGGTAGAGGATGCAATTGATGAGGCAATAGCTCAAGAAGAACAGGAACAGCAGCGTACCTCGAGTCAGCAAGGAGTTGAAGGCGATCCAAAGAAAAAAGCCAAAGTCATTCCTCCTATGTTTGCACCAAGAACAACTCCAGGAGCTCAACCAAGTATTAAAAGTGTTATGCAAAACAAAGAGGCGATACACGAGGTTGATAAACGATTTGCTCGGTGGCTTTTGGATTGTAAAATTCCATTTAATGCTGTGATGTCGCCATATTTCCAAGATATGTTAGATGGTGTTGCTGGTATTGGACCTGGTTACAAGGGGCCTTCTTATGATAAGTtaagggttcatttgttggctGATCTTAAAAGAGAAAGTCAAATGCTAGTTGATAGTTATAGGAGTGCATGGAAGGAAACTGGATGTACCCTCATGGCTGATGGTTGGACAGATCAAAGACAAAGAACGTTAATCAATTTCTTGGCTATTGTTCTAAAG GTGATTGAATGGATTGGCCCAAATAATATTGTGCATGTTGTGACTGACAATGCGGCCAATTATGTTGCTGCTGGTAGGCTTATCAATAGAAAATATGATAATATCTATTGGTCACCATGTGCTGCTCATTGCcttaatcttattttaaaagatataagcAGCATGGCGCATATTTCTAACCTTGCAACTCGTGCTTCAAAGATCACAGTATTTGTGTACAATCATACGGTTTTCTTATCTTGGCTAAGAGAAAGACCTAAGTGGAGAGAAATCGTACGTCCTGGTGCAACCCGGTTTGCAACTGTGTTTATTACATTGAACAACATCTTTGACCGTAAAAAGGAGTTGCAACAATTGGTTGTAGATTCAATTTTCACTGATCACAAATTAGGAAGGAGTGCTACTGGTAGAGCTGTGAGTGCTATTATTCTGGATGCAAAATTTTGGGACGATTGCTTTACTGTATGTAAACTTGTGAGACCTCTGATTTACTTGCTGAGGGTTGTTGATGCTGATGACCCCCCATCTTTGGGGTATGTTTATGAAGGAATGCTAAGGGCAGAAGATGCAATTAAGGAGATGTTTAGGCAATCCAAGACTGCATATCAGCCGTACACAGATATTATCAACTCAAGATGGGACAAGCATTTGAAGAAAGATCTTCATGCGGCAGCTTACTTCCTGAATCCTAAATTCtttttaatgaaaattataAAGAAGCACCTGATGTTATGCGAG GCAATGAAAGAAATACATTTATATAGAGATCGGAAGGAAAGTTTTGATAGACAAGAAGTTATTCCAGCTGCATCTGAACTTAAGCCTGGAAAGAATATG ATGAATGGTGGAGGTTATTTGGAGGCTCTGCTCCATGTCTACAAAAGATAG